The following are encoded together in the Halopiger aswanensis genome:
- a CDS encoding phosphatase PAP2 family protein, translated as MALPLIVVLTSLAVCIGFVSTCRLCLDRADVRRTRAGLRPRLLDVAPYLGGAALFFVAKRATHGLSLRISHALDWDITAEIYAVEGEFVAVLQDVVPEATVSFFSAMYMFGFPYLLVTAPVLYFASGLQRRLKELLVAYLLNYLVGSICYTLFIAYGPRNHLSTVDGLMYQIYPQTQDLTAAVSANTDVFPSLHTSLAVVVVLFAWRSRTAQRLWFSIASIVAASVVFSTMYLGIHWAIDVVAGLLLAVWSVAAADRLVDRVEGERVPAPAGDDPEDGIASETDVGE; from the coding sequence ATGGCACTGCCACTCATCGTCGTCCTCACGTCGCTCGCCGTCTGTATTGGTTTCGTCAGCACCTGTCGTCTCTGTCTCGATCGAGCCGACGTTCGCAGAACGCGAGCCGGGCTCAGACCGCGGTTGCTCGACGTCGCGCCCTATCTCGGCGGCGCGGCGCTGTTTTTCGTCGCAAAACGAGCGACGCACGGCCTCAGTCTTCGAATATCCCACGCACTCGACTGGGATATCACCGCGGAGATATACGCCGTCGAGGGTGAGTTCGTCGCCGTCCTGCAGGACGTCGTTCCGGAGGCGACGGTGAGCTTTTTCTCGGCCATGTACATGTTCGGTTTCCCGTACCTGCTGGTGACCGCGCCGGTCCTGTACTTCGCGTCGGGGTTACAGCGCCGTCTCAAGGAACTCCTCGTCGCGTACCTGCTCAACTATCTCGTCGGTTCGATCTGCTACACGCTGTTTATCGCCTACGGGCCGCGCAACCACCTCTCGACGGTCGACGGGTTGATGTATCAGATCTACCCCCAGACCCAGGACCTCACGGCGGCGGTCTCGGCGAACACGGACGTCTTCCCCTCGCTCCATACGTCGCTCGCGGTCGTCGTGGTGCTGTTCGCGTGGCGATCTCGGACGGCCCAGCGGCTGTGGTTCTCGATCGCGTCGATCGTCGCAGCGAGCGTCGTCTTCTCCACGATGTATCTGGGCATTCACTGGGCGATCGACGTCGTCGCCGGCCTCTTGCTCGCCGTCTGGAGCGTGGCCGCCGCTGACCGGCTCGTCGACCGCGTGGAGGGCGAACGGGTCCCCGCTCCTGCCGGCGACGATCCCGAGGACGGTATCGCGTCGGAGACGGACGTCGGCGAGTAA
- a CDS encoding sodium:calcium antiporter gives MFTLLWLGALIVVATGLVWRGSLYLEGAADRLAVYLGMPAIVQGSIIAALGSSFPELASVVIATLRYGEFELGIASIVGSAVFNVLVIPGIAALVRDESLESSRGLVYREAQFYIISVATLLLTFSLAVIYYPAPDAEMVGEFTRPLALFPIALYGLYLFIQYQETADYQPDADAAGVSPLKQLALLGIGLGLILVGVELLVNAAVDLGDYFGTPSFLWGLTVIAAGSSLPDAIISVRAARSGDSAVSLANVFGSNIFDLLVAVPTGVLIAGTTDVDFAVAAPLMAFLVVATIIVFTAARTAFELTDREGWLLLAVYSVFVGWMLLESTGVTSVVL, from the coding sequence ATGTTCACGCTCCTGTGGCTCGGCGCCCTGATCGTCGTCGCAACCGGACTCGTCTGGCGCGGAAGCCTCTATCTCGAGGGCGCGGCCGACCGACTCGCCGTCTACCTCGGGATGCCGGCGATCGTCCAGGGATCGATCATCGCCGCGCTGGGCTCGAGCTTTCCGGAACTCGCGAGCGTCGTGATCGCGACGCTTCGCTACGGGGAGTTCGAGCTCGGGATCGCCTCGATCGTCGGCTCCGCCGTGTTCAACGTGCTGGTCATCCCGGGAATCGCGGCGCTCGTCCGCGACGAGTCGCTCGAGTCGAGTCGCGGGCTGGTCTACCGCGAGGCGCAGTTCTACATCATCTCGGTTGCGACGCTGTTGTTGACGTTCTCGCTGGCGGTCATCTACTATCCCGCTCCGGACGCAGAGATGGTCGGCGAGTTCACTCGACCGCTCGCGCTGTTTCCGATCGCGCTCTACGGACTGTATCTGTTCATCCAGTATCAGGAGACAGCCGACTACCAGCCCGACGCGGACGCAGCGGGTGTGAGCCCGCTCAAACAGCTGGCGTTGCTGGGGATCGGCCTCGGGCTGATCCTCGTCGGGGTCGAACTGCTCGTCAACGCGGCCGTCGACCTCGGCGATTACTTCGGGACCCCCTCGTTCCTCTGGGGGCTGACCGTCATCGCCGCCGGCTCGAGCCTGCCGGACGCGATCATCAGCGTTCGCGCCGCCCGAAGCGGCGACTCGGCGGTCAGCCTGGCCAACGTCTTCGGCAGCAATATCTTCGATCTCCTCGTCGCGGTCCCGACCGGCGTGCTCATCGCGGGTACGACGGACGTCGACTTCGCCGTTGCCGCGCCGCTGATGGCCTTTCTCGTCGTCGCGACGATCATCGTCTTCACCGCCGCCCGAACCGCGTTCGAACTGACCGACCGCGAGGGATGGCTGTTGCTCGCGGTCTACTCCGTCTTCGTCGGCTGGATGCTGCTCGAGAGTACGGGCGTGACGAGCGTCGTCCTTTGA